Proteins encoded within one genomic window of Candidatus Obscuribacter sp.:
- a CDS encoding caspase family protein codes for MRILKHLVAALCCLALMPAGQTETIQNKDMQTKVDAVDNAVKADINRPVRDKWALVIGIGEFANPKIPRLKYATKDARDFYDYLVKDAHFAPDHVRMLLDKDANQRRILSEFGSKFLARVVKPDDVVVIFFSTHGSPSQRDLRGRSYLVAYDSDPEDLFATGMEMEKILESVQRRVLTDRVVMVLDACHSGTINPNAKGIVRSANFDAAALAEGSGQLVICSSQPDEQSWESRRYQNGVFTRNLLDGLRSKPDATLSDAFERMKTTVADEVREDHPGARQTPVLHSKWSGNDLIISVLPRAPQSLPESVVLDLEPDSAHNNTQNPMQSYPVAQPQTQTQVPTKLAVVSQPEAPKSIKLSQSYFSNEKNPRLAYMEACSQQAAHFNEPAYYYRKAVILIQMGNFSKAEQELKYLLTDVPNNSDYHLARAYCYHRMGQKLSAKDEVDMALFHNPSLPKIVEFDVENSTKK; via the coding sequence ATGCGCATTTTAAAGCACCTTGTTGCCGCCCTCTGCTGCCTCGCTCTGATGCCTGCCGGACAGACTGAGACGATTCAAAACAAAGACATGCAGACCAAAGTAGATGCCGTCGACAATGCGGTAAAAGCTGATATTAACCGTCCGGTCAGAGATAAATGGGCACTTGTAATCGGTATAGGCGAGTTTGCCAATCCCAAAATACCGCGCCTCAAATACGCAACAAAAGATGCCCGCGATTTTTATGATTACTTAGTCAAAGATGCTCACTTTGCGCCAGACCATGTGCGCATGTTGCTTGATAAAGATGCCAATCAAAGACGTATTCTCTCTGAGTTTGGTTCTAAGTTTTTGGCTCGCGTGGTCAAGCCCGATGATGTAGTGGTGATTTTCTTTTCTACCCATGGCAGTCCTTCGCAGAGGGATTTAAGAGGTCGCAGCTATCTTGTTGCATATGACTCTGACCCCGAAGACCTGTTTGCTACCGGTATGGAAATGGAAAAGATCTTGGAGTCAGTGCAAAGACGTGTGCTCACAGACCGTGTCGTAATGGTATTGGATGCTTGCCATAGTGGCACAATCAATCCCAATGCCAAAGGTATCGTGCGCAGTGCCAACTTTGATGCTGCGGCTCTGGCTGAAGGCTCTGGACAACTGGTGATTTGCTCCAGTCAACCTGATGAACAGTCCTGGGAATCAAGACGCTACCAGAATGGCGTGTTTACTCGCAATTTGTTAGATGGTTTGCGCAGCAAACCTGACGCCACGCTATCTGACGCTTTTGAGCGGATGAAAACTACTGTGGCCGATGAAGTCAGAGAAGACCATCCAGGAGCCAGGCAGACTCCGGTATTGCATAGCAAATGGTCGGGCAATGATTTGATTATCTCGGTATTGCCCAGGGCGCCACAGTCATTACCTGAGTCGGTGGTGCTCGACCTTGAGCCCGATAGCGCACATAACAACACTCAAAACCCGATGCAGAGTTATCCTGTTGCTCAGCCTCAGACACAGACTCAAGTGCCTACCAAGTTGGCTGTGGTCAGTCAGCCTGAAGCACCAAAGTCAATCAAACTCTCGCAGTCTTATTTTAGTAACGAAAAAAATCCAAGACTGGCATACATGGAAGCTTGCAGTCAACAAGCCGCACACTTCAATGAGCCTGCTTATTACTACCGTAAGGCAGTGATATTGATTCAGATGGGCAATTTTAGCAAGGCTGAGCAGGAGCTAAAATACTTGCTCACTGATGTACCAAACAACTCTGACTATCACTTGGCCAGAGCCTATTGCTATCATCGTATGGGGCAAAAGTTGTCAGCCAAAGACGAAGTCGATATGGCGCTCTTTCATAATCCCAGTTTGCCAAAAATAGTCGAGTTTGACGTAGAAAATAGCACTAAAAAGTAG
- a CDS encoding D-alanyl-D-alanine carboxypeptidase family protein produces MISFLPFIVSLILLTCATSASASTIDLRAERLPAASHVKAGLTAGSYHNEPVDINDVRGGEALIDLKDQGIACDNFYARKDQLNAPYYRAFKSAPTSARLRQGVVLKLVQVNQLLKPYGVELLVLDGYRPVSLQRELWQYFINQAKKVRPALTSAEQITYASHYCSNPQKYNESDSRTWPTHATGAAVDLTLKQLGSDSQLYMGGIFDDDSKISHTAYYESIKDSSTSALEARRNRRLLYWAMQKAGFSNYPYEWWHYDYGNQLWLLNQKKNKLISPKAKAWYGLARDSEN; encoded by the coding sequence ATGATAAGTTTTCTACCCTTTATCGTCAGTCTTATACTGCTCACCTGCGCCACGAGCGCCAGTGCCAGCACGATTGACCTGAGAGCTGAGCGCCTGCCAGCGGCTAGCCATGTCAAAGCAGGCTTAACGGCGGGTAGCTATCACAATGAGCCCGTCGACATAAATGACGTCCGCGGTGGTGAGGCTCTCATCGACCTCAAAGACCAGGGCATCGCTTGCGACAATTTTTATGCCCGCAAAGACCAACTCAATGCCCCATATTACAGGGCGTTTAAGTCAGCGCCCACGAGTGCCAGGCTGCGTCAGGGCGTGGTACTAAAGCTGGTGCAAGTTAATCAGTTACTTAAACCCTATGGTGTAGAGCTACTGGTCCTGGATGGCTATCGTCCAGTCAGCCTGCAAAGAGAGTTGTGGCAGTATTTTATCAATCAAGCAAAAAAAGTCAGACCAGCTCTCACAAGCGCTGAGCAGATAACATACGCTAGTCATTATTGTTCTAATCCCCAAAAGTACAATGAGTCCGATAGCCGCACCTGGCCTACTCATGCCACCGGTGCAGCAGTGGATCTAACACTCAAACAGCTGGGCTCAGATAGTCAACTCTATATGGGTGGAATTTTTGATGATGATAGCAAAATCAGTCATACAGCCTACTATGAAAGCATCAAGGACAGTAGCACGAGTGCACTGGAAGCCAGACGCAATCGTCGACTGCTTTACTGGGCTATGCAAAAGGCGGGCTTTAGCAACTATCCATACGAATGGTGGCACTATGACTATGGCAATCAACTCTGGCTCTTAAATCAAAAGAAGAACAAACTGATAAGCCCAAAAGCTAAAGCCTGGTATGGTCTTGCTAGAGACA